A region of the Engraulis encrasicolus mitochondrion, complete genome genome:
ACCTTTGAGGAGCCAGCTTTCGTTCAAGTTAAATAACGAGAAAGGAGGGAATCGAACCCCCGTAGGATGGTTTCAAGCCAACCACATAACCACTCTGACACTTTCTTAATTTGAGGTGCTAGTAAAATATTACCTTGTCTTGTCAAGACAAAATTGTGGGTTAAACCCCCACGCACCTTGACAGAGCTAAATGGCACATCCCTCACAATTAGGATTGCAAGACGCGGCCTCCCCTGTTATAGAAGAATTAATTCACTTCCACGACCATGCACTAATAATCGTATTTTTAATTAGTACTTTAGTTCTTTACGTCATCGTAGCTATGGTCTCTATCAAGCTTACGAACAAATACATTCTAGATTCACAAGAGATCGAAATCGTGTGAACTATTCTCCCTGCTGTCATTCTTATTATGATCGCACTACCGTCTCTACGAATCCTCTACCTCATGGATGAAATCAACGACCCTCATTTAACCATTAAAGCTGTAGGGCACCAATGGTACTGAAGCTATGAATATACAGACTACGAAGACCTAGGATTTGACTCATACATAGTCCCCACTCAAGACCTCATCCCTGGACAGTTCCGACTTCTGGAAACTGATCATCGAATGGTTGTCCCAATAGAATCTCCTGTGCGAGTATTAGTTACAGCTGAAGATGTACTTCACTCCTGAGCAGTTCCGGCACTAGGCGTAAAAATGGACGCTGTACCGGGTCGTCTTAATCAAACCGCCTTCATCACATCTCGGCCCGGGGTATTCTACGGGCAATGTTCAGAAATTTGCGGAGCTAACCACAGTTTTATGCCTATCGTGGTAGAAGCCGTCCCTCTTGAACACTTCGAAAATTGATCATCACTCATAATTGAAGACGCCTCATCAGGAAGCTAAAAGGATCTAGCGTCAGCCTTTTAAGCTGAAGTTTGGTGACTCCGCCCCACCTCTGGTGACATGCCTCAATTAAACCCCGCCCCTTGATTTTTTATTTTAATCCTTTCATGACTTACATTTTTAATTATTCTCCCCCCAAAAGTTTTGGCCCACGAGTTTACTAACGAACCTACAGT
Encoded here:
- the COX2 gene encoding cytochrome c oxidase subunit II (TAA stop codon is completed by the addition of 3' A residues to the mRNA), with the protein product MAHPSQLGLQDAASPVMEELIHFHDHALMIVFLISTLVLYVIVAMVSIKLTNKYILDSQEIEIVWTILPAVILIMIALPSLRILYLMDEINDPHLTIKAVGHQWYWSYEYTDYEDLGFDSYMVPTQDLIPGQFRLLETDHRMVVPMESPVRVLVTAEDVLHSWAVPALGVKMDAVPGRLNQTAFITSRPGVFYGQCSEICGANHSFMPIVVEAVPLEHFENWSSLMIEDA
- the ATP8 gene encoding ATP synthase F0 subunit 8, producing the protein MPQLNPAPWFFILILSWLTFLIILPPKVLAHEFTNEPTVMGAEKPKPESWNWPWY